One window from the genome of Leptospira levettii encodes:
- a CDS encoding pseudouridine synthase, protein MSKERLDKVLGNFGLGSRSDVKKEIYQGNVKVNGIVVKDPGFKITLNDVVVFYEETLIRKEFYYFMMNKAPDCITATEDPREKTVMDYLSERHRNMNLFPVGRLDKETEGLLLFTTDGTLAHYYTSPKHFVEKEYYAEISEPVTKDDIMNFETGIVLDDGYKTLPARLAIPDDTKPHIVTVWLKEGKYRQIRRMFQSLSKEVMYLKRVKMGNLKLDPSIPLGSYRELTNEEESLLKQKIPIIQ, encoded by the coding sequence ATGTCAAAGGAAAGATTGGATAAAGTTCTAGGAAATTTTGGATTAGGATCTAGGTCCGATGTAAAAAAGGAAATTTACCAAGGTAATGTAAAAGTCAATGGAATCGTAGTGAAAGACCCTGGTTTTAAAATCACTTTAAATGATGTTGTTGTTTTTTATGAGGAAACTTTGATACGCAAAGAATTTTATTATTTCATGATGAATAAAGCTCCTGATTGTATTACCGCTACGGAAGACCCAAGAGAAAAGACTGTTATGGATTATCTAAGTGAAAGGCATAGAAACATGAATTTGTTTCCTGTTGGAAGATTGGATAAAGAAACAGAAGGGCTTTTACTTTTTACCACAGATGGAACTTTGGCTCATTATTATACTTCTCCTAAACATTTTGTTGAGAAAGAATACTATGCAGAAATTTCAGAACCAGTAACAAAAGATGACATCATGAATTTTGAAACTGGAATTGTGTTAGATGATGGATACAAAACATTACCTGCTCGTCTTGCGATACCTGATGATACAAAACCTCACATAGTCACAGTTTGGTTAAAAGAAGGGAAGTATCGTCAAATCAGGAGAATGTTCCAAAGTTTGAGTAAAGAAGTTATGTATTTAAAACGAGTGAAGATGGGTAATTTAAAGTTAGATCCGTCAATTCCGCTAGGAAGTTACAGAGAGTTGACAAATGAAGAAGAATCCCTTCTCAAACAAAAAATTCCGATCATTCAATAA
- a CDS encoding ABC transporter ATP-binding protein — MLGTFFRIVQSSKIAFSLAYYSSPTLTLLISILTILNGLFPSTLVWIGKLIIDSILHSKIESGNWYELFYSETATYVYIEGFITVFYFGAQKLYYLCTTLLRIKLGQEVNERILSKAITLELSQFENSETYDQMTQARSEASSKPLSMVNRFFTIAQSSITIVSFFGLLVKLSPLASIILIIAAIPTFIAETKFSTHNFRLFRWKAKETREQVYLETLMAREDNAKEILLFNLGKEFLNRYKNNFQKIYAEDKKLTIKKSVVSFFLGLISQLAFYGSYIWIVSLALQKQITLGEMTMYLVIFRQGQSTFANALSAFGGIYEDHLYIDNLMDFLNLPVPKKTGVYKNTNSKTGIVFDQVSFLYPGSTNDSLTDISFEIPAGEKLAIVGENGSGKTTLIKLLTRLYSPTKGNIYLDGINLVDWEEESLRERFGVIFQNFVQYQFKVGDNIGMGDVNQIQSESKWISAAKLGMAHEFVTRLDLGYQTRLGKWFQDGRELSGGQWQKIALSRAFMRSKADILILDEPTSAIDAEAEMKVFEHFREHTMGKTVILISHRFSTVRMADKILVLEQGKKTEWGDHETLLSKKGKYEKLFRLQQAGYQ, encoded by the coding sequence ATGTTGGGTACTTTTTTCCGTATCGTTCAATCATCCAAAATAGCGTTTAGTCTTGCCTATTATAGTTCCCCTACTTTAACATTACTCATTTCGATTTTAACCATCTTAAATGGATTGTTTCCTTCAACTTTGGTCTGGATCGGAAAACTCATAATCGATTCCATCTTACATTCAAAAATTGAATCCGGAAATTGGTATGAATTATTTTATTCTGAAACGGCTACTTATGTTTACATTGAAGGATTCATTACGGTATTTTATTTTGGTGCTCAAAAGTTATACTATCTTTGCACAACCTTACTACGCATTAAACTTGGTCAAGAAGTCAATGAAAGGATTCTTTCTAAAGCAATCACGTTAGAACTTTCACAATTTGAAAATTCAGAAACTTATGATCAGATGACCCAAGCAAGGTCAGAGGCTTCATCCAAACCTCTATCGATGGTAAATCGATTCTTTACAATTGCACAATCCTCTATCACAATTGTTAGTTTTTTTGGATTACTTGTAAAATTGTCTCCATTGGCTTCCATCATTTTGATCATAGCCGCTATACCAACTTTCATCGCCGAAACAAAGTTCTCTACACATAATTTCAGGCTCTTTCGATGGAAAGCAAAAGAAACTAGAGAACAAGTTTATCTCGAAACATTAATGGCAAGAGAAGATAACGCAAAAGAAATTTTACTCTTTAACTTAGGAAAAGAATTTTTAAATCGATACAAAAACAATTTTCAGAAGATTTATGCAGAAGATAAAAAACTAACAATTAAAAAAAGTGTGGTGAGTTTTTTCTTAGGATTAATCAGCCAGTTAGCCTTTTATGGATCTTACATTTGGATTGTCAGCCTTGCCTTACAAAAACAAATCACTCTAGGTGAAATGACAATGTATTTGGTCATATTTCGCCAAGGACAATCTACTTTTGCAAATGCATTATCTGCCTTCGGTGGAATTTACGAGGATCATTTATATATAGATAACCTTATGGATTTCTTAAACTTACCAGTACCCAAAAAAACAGGCGTCTATAAAAATACAAACAGCAAAACCGGTATCGTATTTGATCAAGTTTCCTTTTTATACCCTGGGTCAACAAATGATTCTCTAACAGATATTAGTTTCGAAATTCCTGCGGGTGAAAAACTAGCAATCGTTGGCGAAAATGGATCGGGAAAAACTACATTAATCAAATTGTTGACTCGTTTGTATTCCCCAACTAAAGGAAATATTTATTTAGATGGAATCAATCTTGTTGATTGGGAAGAAGAATCATTAAGAGAAAGATTTGGAGTTATTTTTCAAAATTTTGTCCAATACCAATTTAAGGTTGGTGACAATATTGGAATGGGCGATGTAAATCAAATTCAATCAGAATCAAAATGGATAAGTGCAGCAAAATTAGGTATGGCACACGAATTTGTCACACGTTTGGATTTGGGATACCAAACACGTTTAGGAAAATGGTTCCAAGATGGTAGAGAACTTTCCGGTGGACAATGGCAAAAGATTGCTTTGTCGAGAGCATTTATGAGATCAAAGGCAGATATTTTAATCTTGGATGAACCAACGTCTGCTATCGATGCCGAAGCAGAAATGAAAGTATTCGAACACTTTAGGGAACACACAATGGGAAAAACAGTCATTCTGATTTCTCATCGATTTTCAACAGTAAGAATGGCAGATAAAATTTTGGTTTTAGAACAGGGTAAAAAAACGGAATGGGGAGATCACGAAACCTTACTTTCAAAAAAAGGAAAATATGAAAAACTATTTCGATTGCAACAGGCAGGATATCAATAA
- a CDS encoding thioesterase family protein encodes MDQIFRKTLSTRHFDLDWNRHVTSRTYERFAYDARCEVLREFGYPIELMLNTNISYVPGSTNVRFLNQQFVNSEMTVESEVYGMDTGTLLWKQSIVGSNGKKACEIETTSTLLKDGNIIKIPNLPKLSVIPYQFTIHPKPTNQNTVEHDYYIPFSDMNCFWNLPSDSIWKIFEEGRFLFFKEIVDLNLIKETDSTTFFMGGEIQIYKPIDPGTHVKILSWIESFEKIRFYFRQDILDSKGNLLASMKDEQLFVSLSNSRPRRAPAAFFDKIERFIE; translated from the coding sequence ATGGATCAAATTTTCCGCAAAACTTTGTCTACTCGTCACTTTGATTTGGATTGGAATCGACATGTTACTAGCAGAACCTATGAACGGTTTGCTTATGATGCACGATGTGAAGTTTTAAGGGAATTTGGTTATCCCATTGAACTAATGTTAAACACTAATATTAGTTATGTTCCTGGTTCGACTAATGTAAGATTCCTCAACCAACAATTTGTAAATTCGGAAATGACAGTTGAATCGGAAGTTTATGGCATGGATACTGGAACTCTCTTGTGGAAACAATCGATAGTAGGTTCCAATGGCAAAAAAGCATGCGAAATTGAAACCACCTCAACATTGCTGAAGGATGGAAATATCATCAAAATTCCGAATCTTCCCAAATTAAGTGTCATACCCTATCAATTTACGATCCACCCAAAACCAACAAATCAAAACACAGTAGAACATGATTACTACATTCCTTTCAGTGATATGAATTGTTTTTGGAATTTACCTTCTGATTCTATTTGGAAAATTTTCGAAGAAGGTCGTTTCCTATTTTTTAAAGAAATTGTCGATCTAAACTTAATCAAAGAAACAGACTCTACCACTTTTTTTATGGGCGGGGAAATACAAATTTATAAACCAATAGATCCCGGAACACACGTAAAAATCTTAAGTTGGATCGAAAGTTTTGAAAAAATCCGTTTTTATTTCAGACAAGATATTTTGGATTCAAAAGGAAACCTACTTGCAAGCATGAAAGACGAACAGCTATTTGTCTCTCTTTCAAACTCAAGGCCAAGGCGAGCACCTGCAGCATTTTTTGACAAAATAGAAAGATTTATTGAATGA